From a single Miscanthus floridulus cultivar M001 chromosome 8, ASM1932011v1, whole genome shotgun sequence genomic region:
- the LOC136469877 gene encoding uncharacterized protein, translating into MRIPRSELCLAGSPFHRVIPGAQAYPLGQINLPIMFSSQTNFCLEVLTFEVMDFLGSYHAILGRPCYTKFMAIPNYTYLKLKMLGPNVIITLSSTFSHAFTCDHEHYELATAVANSSELPQLRESLILVVLDCNKQTFSMTFQPLEETKAVGIDPTNPTKMVRIETQLPAK; encoded by the coding sequence atgcgtatcccccgatcggagctttgcctggcgggctctcccttccacagaGTGATcccgggagcgcaggcatacccgcttgggCAGATCAACCTACCCATCATGTTTAGTAGCCAAACCAACTTCTGCTTAGAGGTTCTCACCTTTGAAGTGATGGACTTTCTAggatcctaccatgccatcttggggcggccatgctacaccaaattcatggcaatccccaactacacctacctcaagctaaagatgctaggaccgaacgTCATCATCACTCTGAGCAGCACCTTCTCacatgccttcacgtgcgaccatgAGCACTACGAGCTTGCCACTGCGGTCgccaactcgtccgagctcccgcagctcaGGGAATCATTGATCCTggtagtcctagactgcaacaaacaaACCTTCTCGATGACCTTCCaaccgctcgaggaaaccaaggcagtgggaatcgaccccaccaacccaaccaagatggttcgGATTGagacccagctcccggccaaatag
- the LOC136473511 gene encoding protein SAR DEFICIENT 1-like isoform X1 — protein sequence MAARRPRDDGDHEEEDEDGGGADDHPHRRGRRRIRPAPLAFTAVVRRVVAQETIQQIVHNLEPLIRRVVREEIQNMFSHHQDQMPLRSLPLRIQDADVLPPPLKLVFAKQLKLPIFTNNKLVDIANNPIEIQLMDTRTNSMIAPPDIHLGSSSVRLEVVVLDGDFQCDNRDVYTADQFNAAIVKAREGKRPLLVGSLSVPMNNHGVAVIDDVSFTDNSSWIRCRKFRIGVRLMPVGHLGSRVKEAVSGSFTVKDHRGELYKKHYPPLLTDNIWRLKNIGKDGPIDKRLESEGIRNVQDFLKLNTIDPEKLKALVGMSDRPWNATLNHAKTCVMGRKCYVFKTVGCDITFNPIGEVLGARIGDQTFALQELYPLQQFHVKQLATQAYQMWDQLEEVANEMPLAANKSFVPTSNSGREPSESQGSMISSGSQNAKYLDCTGTATSSAAATSTNSCSTSDSTAAAPANDAMFWSPSIAPECDFSWQDSAGCWDQVD from the exons ATGGCAGCGCGGAGGCCGCGCGACGACGGGGAccacgaggaggaggatgaggacgggGGCGGAGCCGATGATCATCCGCACAGGCGTGGCCGTAGGCGGATCCGGCCAGCGCCACTTGCTTTTACCGC TGTGGTAAGAAGAGTTGTGGCCCAAGAAACTATTCAACAAATAGTCCACAATCTGGAACCACTTATTCGTAGAGTG GTGCGTGAGGAAATCCAGAACATGTTTTCTCATCACCAAGATCAGATGCCACTCAG ATCTCTTCCTCTACGCATCCAAGATGCAGATGTCCTGCCTCCTCCTCTGAAGTTAGTCTTTGCTAAGCAGCTCAAGCTACCAATCTTCACAAACAACAAACTTGTTGATATTGCGAACAACCCAATTGAAATCCAGCTCATGGACACAAGAACCAACTCTATGATCGCACCACCAGATATTCACCTTGGATCTTCATCAGTCAGACTAGAAGTGGTGGTTCTGGATGGTGATTTTCAGTGTGACAACCGTGATGTGTATACGGCTGACCAGTTTAATGCAGCGATTGTGAAGGCCAGAGAAGGGAAGAGACCATTGCTCGTGGGCTCACTCAGTGTCCCTATGAACAACCATGGTGTGGCTGTGATTGATGATGTGTCCTTCACTGACAATTCAAGCTGGATAAGGTGCCGGAAGTTTCGAATTGGTGTGCGCCTCATGCCCGTGGGTCATCTCGGATCAAGAGTCAAAGAGGCAGTGAGTGGCAGCTTCACCGTCAAAGATCATCGAGGTGAAT TGTACAAAAAGCACTATCCTCCTTTGCTGACTGACAACATATGGAGGCTCAAGAACATTGGAAAAGATGGACCGATTGACAAGAGGTTGGAGTCTGAGGGGATTAGGAACGTCCAGGACTTCTTGAAGCTTAACACTATAGATCCTGAAAAGCTCAAAGCT CTCGTCGGCATGTCAGATAGGCCATGGAACGCAACGCTGAATCATGCAAAAACGTGTGTCATGGGACGGAAATGCTATGTTTTCAAGACTGTAGGGTGTGACATTACCTTTAACCCTATAGGAGAGGTCCTAGGAGCAAGAATTGGAGACCAGACATTTGCTCTGCAAGAACTGTACCCACTTCAACAG TTCCATGTGAAGCAGTTGGCCACTCAGGCATACCAGATGtgggatcaactggaggaagTAGCTAATGAAATGCCACTTGCTGCGAATAAGAGCTTTGTTCCCACAAGTAATTCTGGTCGGGAGCCGAGTGAGAGTCAAGGGAGCATGATCAGCTCAGGATCTCAGAACGCTAAGTATCTTGACTGCACCGGAACCGCTACCTCCAGTGCCGCAGCAACGTCGACCAACAGCTGCAGCACCTCAGATTCTACAGCAGCTGCTCCAGCTAATGATGCCATGTTCTGGAGCCCGAGCATAGCACCGGAATGTGACTTCAGCTGGCAGGACTCGGCAGGTTGTTGGGATCAAGTGGATTAA
- the LOC136473511 gene encoding protein SAR DEFICIENT 1-like isoform X2 has product MAARRPRDDGDHEEEDEDGGGADDHPHRRGRRRIRPAPLAFTAVVRRVVAQETIQQIVHNLEPLIRRVVREEIQNMFSHHQDQMPLRSLPLRIQDADVLPPPLKLVFAKQLKLPIFTNNKLVDIANNPIEIQLMDTRTNSMIAPPDIHLGSSSVRLEVVVLDGDFQCDNRDVYTADQFNAAIVKAREGKRPLLVGSLSVPMNNHGVAVIDDVSFTDNSSWIRCRKFRIGVRLMPVGHLGSRVKEAVSGSFTVKDHRVYKKHYPPLLTDNIWRLKNIGKDGPIDKRLESEGIRNVQDFLKLNTIDPEKLKALVGMSDRPWNATLNHAKTCVMGRKCYVFKTVGCDITFNPIGEVLGARIGDQTFALQELYPLQQFHVKQLATQAYQMWDQLEEVANEMPLAANKSFVPTSNSGREPSESQGSMISSGSQNAKYLDCTGTATSSAAATSTNSCSTSDSTAAAPANDAMFWSPSIAPECDFSWQDSAGCWDQVD; this is encoded by the exons ATGGCAGCGCGGAGGCCGCGCGACGACGGGGAccacgaggaggaggatgaggacgggGGCGGAGCCGATGATCATCCGCACAGGCGTGGCCGTAGGCGGATCCGGCCAGCGCCACTTGCTTTTACCGC TGTGGTAAGAAGAGTTGTGGCCCAAGAAACTATTCAACAAATAGTCCACAATCTGGAACCACTTATTCGTAGAGTG GTGCGTGAGGAAATCCAGAACATGTTTTCTCATCACCAAGATCAGATGCCACTCAG ATCTCTTCCTCTACGCATCCAAGATGCAGATGTCCTGCCTCCTCCTCTGAAGTTAGTCTTTGCTAAGCAGCTCAAGCTACCAATCTTCACAAACAACAAACTTGTTGATATTGCGAACAACCCAATTGAAATCCAGCTCATGGACACAAGAACCAACTCTATGATCGCACCACCAGATATTCACCTTGGATCTTCATCAGTCAGACTAGAAGTGGTGGTTCTGGATGGTGATTTTCAGTGTGACAACCGTGATGTGTATACGGCTGACCAGTTTAATGCAGCGATTGTGAAGGCCAGAGAAGGGAAGAGACCATTGCTCGTGGGCTCACTCAGTGTCCCTATGAACAACCATGGTGTGGCTGTGATTGATGATGTGTCCTTCACTGACAATTCAAGCTGGATAAGGTGCCGGAAGTTTCGAATTGGTGTGCGCCTCATGCCCGTGGGTCATCTCGGATCAAGAGTCAAAGAGGCAGTGAGTGGCAGCTTCACCGTCAAAGATCATCGAG TGTACAAAAAGCACTATCCTCCTTTGCTGACTGACAACATATGGAGGCTCAAGAACATTGGAAAAGATGGACCGATTGACAAGAGGTTGGAGTCTGAGGGGATTAGGAACGTCCAGGACTTCTTGAAGCTTAACACTATAGATCCTGAAAAGCTCAAAGCT CTCGTCGGCATGTCAGATAGGCCATGGAACGCAACGCTGAATCATGCAAAAACGTGTGTCATGGGACGGAAATGCTATGTTTTCAAGACTGTAGGGTGTGACATTACCTTTAACCCTATAGGAGAGGTCCTAGGAGCAAGAATTGGAGACCAGACATTTGCTCTGCAAGAACTGTACCCACTTCAACAG TTCCATGTGAAGCAGTTGGCCACTCAGGCATACCAGATGtgggatcaactggaggaagTAGCTAATGAAATGCCACTTGCTGCGAATAAGAGCTTTGTTCCCACAAGTAATTCTGGTCGGGAGCCGAGTGAGAGTCAAGGGAGCATGATCAGCTCAGGATCTCAGAACGCTAAGTATCTTGACTGCACCGGAACCGCTACCTCCAGTGCCGCAGCAACGTCGACCAACAGCTGCAGCACCTCAGATTCTACAGCAGCTGCTCCAGCTAATGATGCCATGTTCTGGAGCCCGAGCATAGCACCGGAATGTGACTTCAGCTGGCAGGACTCGGCAGGTTGTTGGGATCAAGTGGATTAA